One part of the Mariniflexile litorale genome encodes these proteins:
- a CDS encoding YceI family protein: MKKTIKNLAIVALVAFTTFSFTNRVGDKKEIKTDKSKLVWKGYKVTGSHEGTIAIKSGSLTFDDSKLVGGEFVIDMTTIGSTDLQGEYKGKLDGHLKSDDFFGVEKHPTAKLIFTKVTASGKNAYAVTGDLTIKGKTNPVTFSISVYGNKATASLKVDRTKYGVEYNSTSFVENLKDKAIYDEFDLVADLEF; the protein is encoded by the coding sequence ATGAAAAAAACAATTAAAAATTTAGCAATCGTAGCTTTAGTAGCATTTACAACATTCTCTTTCACAAATAGAGTTGGTGATAAAAAAGAGATTAAAACAGACAAAAGTAAATTAGTTTGGAAAGGGTATAAAGTAACTGGATCTCACGAAGGTACCATCGCTATTAAATCGGGTTCTTTAACGTTTGATGATAGTAAACTAGTTGGTGGCGAATTTGTAATTGACATGACTACAATTGGTTCAACAGATTTACAAGGTGAATATAAGGGAAAACTTGATGGGCATTTAAAATCGGATGATTTCTTTGGTGTTGAAAAGCATCCAACAGCAAAATTAATATTTACTAAAGTAACTGCTTCTGGAAAAAATGCTTACGCTGTTACTGGCGATTTAACTATTAAAGGAAAAACAAATCCGGTAACTTTTAGCATTTCAGTTTATGGAAACAAAGCAACGGCATCTTTAAAAGTAGATAGAACAAAATATGGTGTAGAATATAATTCAACAAGTTTCGTTGAAAACTTAAAAGATAAAGCTATTTATGATGAATTTGATTTAGTAGCAGATTTAGAGTTTTAA
- a CDS encoding Crp/Fnr family transcriptional regulator: protein MNIQPLLAYIENYIDLTSDEIAFLESKITVRKYLKGQYIVQQGDICKYTCFVLSGCTKTFYVDKEGQEHILMFSIEDWWTSDMGSFITQTPADFNVQCIENTELVMFPYDVNEELFKGIPKLERLFRQIIERAFVASQKRIVRNFSLSAKEQYLYFRAQYPLIEQRIPQYMIASYLGITKEFLSKIKSQLILEQ, encoded by the coding sequence ATGAATATACAACCCTTATTAGCATACATTGAAAATTATATAGATCTAACGAGTGATGAAATTGCTTTTTTAGAATCAAAAATAACAGTTCGAAAGTATTTAAAAGGGCAATATATTGTACAACAAGGTGATATTTGTAAATACACCTGTTTTGTATTATCAGGTTGTACGAAAACATTTTACGTAGATAAAGAAGGGCAGGAACACATTCTTATGTTTTCTATTGAAGACTGGTGGACGTCCGATATGGGGAGTTTTATAACCCAAACACCCGCCGATTTTAATGTGCAATGTATAGAAAATACCGAATTGGTTATGTTTCCTTACGATGTAAATGAAGAATTGTTTAAAGGGATTCCAAAACTAGAACGTTTGTTCAGACAAATTATAGAACGCGCTTTTGTAGCTTCTCAAAAACGAATTGTTAGAAATTTTAGCCTTTCAGCCAAAGAACAATACCTTTATTTTAGAGCTCAATATCCCCTTATAGAGCAGCGCATCCCTCAGTATATGATAGCATCTTACCTTGGCATTACTAAAGAATTTCTTAGTAAAATTAAAAGTCAGCTTATTTTAGAGCAATAA
- a CDS encoding UDP-2,3-diacylglucosamine diphosphatase, whose translation MKIKRKIEIAVISDVHLGSYGCHAKHLLNYLNSIEPKKLILNGDIIDVWQFNKGYFPKSHLKIIKKIMNMSADGVEIIYITGNHDELLRKFTDTSVGNISIVNKLVLELHGKKAWFFHGDVFDISIQNTKWLAKFGSYGYQVLTLLNRLINWYLERRGQERYSFSKKVKNNVKTAVKYIRDFEKVISNLAIENGYDYVICGHIHLPKMEYVENKHGKTIYLNSGDWVENFTALEYQFKRWKIYHYSKDKLSPFYVDEELEDMDLKDLIAAITIVEQHEKKVKKN comes from the coding sequence TTGAAAATTAAACGTAAAATAGAAATTGCAGTTATTTCGGATGTACACTTGGGCAGTTACGGATGTCATGCAAAACATTTATTAAACTACTTAAATAGCATTGAGCCTAAAAAACTTATTCTAAATGGTGATATTATAGATGTTTGGCAATTTAACAAAGGTTACTTCCCAAAATCGCACTTAAAAATTATAAAAAAGATTATGAACATGTCTGCCGATGGTGTAGAAATAATTTACATTACTGGGAATCATGACGAGCTACTTCGCAAATTTACCGATACTTCTGTTGGGAATATTTCCATAGTAAATAAGCTTGTTTTAGAATTACACGGCAAAAAAGCCTGGTTTTTTCATGGTGATGTGTTTGATATTTCTATTCAAAACACCAAATGGTTGGCTAAATTTGGTAGCTACGGTTATCAAGTATTAACGTTACTTAACCGCTTAATTAATTGGTATTTAGAACGACGTGGTCAAGAGCGTTATTCCTTTTCTAAGAAAGTAAAAAATAACGTAAAAACTGCTGTAAAATATATTAGGGATTTTGAAAAAGTTATTTCAAACTTAGCTATTGAAAACGGCTATGACTATGTGATTTGCGGACATATTCATCTACCAAAAATGGAATATGTTGAAAACAAACACGGTAAAACGATCTATTTAAATTCTGGCGATTGGGTTGAAAATTTCACCGCATTAGAATACCAATTTAAACGCTGGAAAATTTACCACTATAGTAAAGACAAACTCTCTCCTTTTTATGTGGATGAAGAATTGGAAGATATGGATCTTAAAGATTTAATTGCTGCCATAACTATTGTGGAACAACATGAGAAGAAAGTAAAAAAAAATTAA
- the thrC gene encoding threonine synthase, with the protein MNYYSLNHKAPNSTFKNAVIKGIAPDKGLYFPESITPLPKTFFDNIDHLSHSEIAFEAIKQFVSPEIPEDILKTIVEETLSFDFPVVKLNDSISTLELFHGPTMAFKDVGARFMARCLGYFNQNNDREVTVLVATSGDTGGAVANGFLGVKGVNVVILYPSGKVSDIQEMQLTTLGQNIKALEVNGTFDDCQDMVKTAFLDEELTNNMQLTSANSINVARWLPQLFYFMFAYKQLHKEHKNIVFSVPSGNFGNVCAGMMAQKLGLPISHFVASNNANNVVTRYLISQLYEPKPSVQTISNAMDVGAPSNFIRIKEIYKNNFSSLKENLSSYSFSDEETKAAMLEIFDNYNYVADPHGAVGYLGCKAYLKENANTHCVFLETAHPTKFLDVVEAVIKEKQSLPEQIQSVMGKEKESVVISTYKDLKKYLLK; encoded by the coding sequence ATGAACTACTACTCACTCAACCATAAAGCCCCTAATTCAACTTTTAAAAACGCAGTTATTAAAGGTATAGCTCCTGATAAAGGTTTGTATTTTCCCGAAAGTATTACGCCGCTTCCTAAAACATTTTTTGATAATATTGATCATTTATCACATTCTGAAATTGCTTTTGAAGCTATTAAACAATTCGTATCTCCAGAAATTCCTGAAGACATTTTAAAAACGATTGTTGAAGAAACCTTATCATTTGATTTTCCCGTTGTAAAATTGAACGATAGCATTTCTACTTTAGAGTTGTTTCACGGACCAACCATGGCGTTTAAAGATGTGGGTGCACGTTTTATGGCGCGTTGTTTAGGTTATTTCAACCAAAACAACGACAGAGAAGTGACTGTTTTAGTAGCAACTTCAGGAGATACTGGTGGTGCGGTAGCCAATGGTTTTTTAGGTGTTAAAGGTGTAAACGTCGTAATTCTATACCCTAGCGGAAAAGTGAGTGATATTCAAGAAATGCAACTTACTACACTTGGGCAAAATATAAAAGCTTTGGAAGTTAATGGGACTTTCGACGATTGTCAAGACATGGTTAAAACTGCTTTTTTAGACGAAGAACTTACAAACAATATGCAATTAACCTCTGCAAACTCTATAAATGTAGCACGTTGGTTGCCACAGTTATTTTACTTTATGTTTGCTTACAAACAATTGCATAAAGAACACAAAAACATCGTTTTTTCGGTTCCCAGTGGGAATTTCGGAAATGTTTGCGCAGGCATGATGGCACAAAAACTAGGCTTACCTATAAGTCATTTCGTAGCATCTAACAATGCCAATAATGTAGTTACACGTTATTTAATATCACAATTATACGAACCAAAACCATCGGTGCAAACTATAAGTAATGCTATGGATGTTGGGGCGCCAAGTAACTTCATCCGTATTAAAGAAATCTACAAAAATAATTTTAGCAGTTTAAAAGAAAATCTATCATCTTATAGCTTTTCAGATGAAGAAACGAAAGCTGCCATGTTAGAAATATTTGATAATTATAATTACGTAGCCGACCCACATGGAGCTGTTGGCTATTTAGGCTGTAAAGCGTATTTAAAAGAAAATGCTAACACGCATTGTGTGTTTTTAGAAACTGCACATCCTACTAAGTTTTTAGATGTTGTTGAAGCCGTTATAAAAGAAAAACAATCATTACCAGAACAAATTCAATCGGTTATGGGGAAAGAAAAAGAATCGGTAGTTATTTCGACTTATAAAGATTTAAAGAAATATTTATTGAAGTAG
- a CDS encoding DEAD/DEAH box helicase, protein MSFKKIIEPLKDNLQQNGITEPNSLQTKIISKIKGGKSLFVIAPENSGKTTSIVISVINKLKEAFEDAPRALIFVKNKEEALNLAEIFSTYKRGTDLRVYCAYDEHNLELQREELYLGTDIVIATPKRLNRIFYLNGINLNKLQMCIVEDAEFLFRNNNFAEVTRTPESISRCQYLVFSDKFDARFERWQETFMHLAEIVKISK, encoded by the coding sequence ATGTCCTTTAAAAAAATAATAGAACCACTTAAAGATAATTTACAACAAAATGGAATCACTGAGCCTAATTCGCTTCAAACAAAAATTATTTCAAAAATAAAAGGAGGTAAAAGCCTGTTTGTGATTGCACCAGAAAACTCAGGAAAAACCACCAGTATTGTAATAAGTGTAATTAATAAATTAAAGGAAGCATTTGAAGATGCACCACGAGCTTTAATATTTGTAAAAAATAAAGAAGAAGCCTTAAATCTGGCTGAAATTTTTAGCACCTATAAAAGAGGTACCGATTTACGTGTTTACTGTGCTTACGATGAGCACAATTTGGAATTGCAACGTGAAGAATTGTATTTGGGAACCGACATTGTTATTGCAACTCCAAAACGTTTAAATAGAATTTTTTACCTTAACGGAATCAATTTAAACAAGTTGCAAATGTGTATTGTTGAAGACGCTGAATTTTTATTTAGAAACAATAATTTTGCTGAGGTAACCAGAACACCCGAAAGTATAAGTAGGTGTCAATACCTTGTTTTTTCTGATAAGTTTGATGCGCGTTTTGAGCGTTGGCAAGAAACCTTCATGCATCTTGCTGAAATTGTAAAAATTTCTAAATAA
- a CDS encoding septal ring lytic transglycosylase RlpA family protein produces the protein MKLTTQIIGFIGLLIILSSFKSSSVFNTKNTPFNIIQKDSVLLDSITIDSISSNYMPYKENAHASYYHDKFNGRKTASGEKFDNNLYTAAHKTLKFGTKIKVTNTVNGESVIVTVNDRGPFVKNREIDLSKKAFMEIAKYKLNGYLIVHLDILED, from the coding sequence ATGAAGTTAACGACACAAATTATAGGTTTTATAGGTTTGTTAATTATATTAAGTAGCTTTAAATCTTCTAGTGTTTTCAATACAAAAAACACTCCGTTTAATATTATCCAAAAAGATTCGGTTTTATTAGATAGCATCACAATTGACTCTATTTCATCAAACTACATGCCTTATAAAGAAAATGCGCATGCATCTTATTACCACGATAAATTTAATGGTAGAAAAACTGCTAGTGGTGAAAAATTTGATAACAACCTATATACTGCTGCTCATAAAACCTTAAAATTTGGCACTAAAATTAAGGTCACCAATACCGTGAATGGTGAATCTGTAATTGTGACAGTTAACGATAGAGGTCCATTTGTTAAAAACCGAGAAATAGATTTATCAAAGAAAGCTTTTATGGAAATAGCAAAGTATAAACTAAACGGTTATTTAATTGTACATCTTGACATTCTTGAAGATTAA
- the aroC gene encoding chorismate synthase → MAGNSFGKLFTLTTYGESHGPALGGVIDGCPSGIELDLEAIQQELDRRKPGQSAIVTQRKEPDTVKFHSGIFEGVTTGTSIGFVIENTNQKSHDYSHIKDSYRPSHADYTYDKKYGVRDYRGGGRSSARETACRVVAGAIAKQMLKGIEITAYVSGVGTMKLNKPYTELDLTQVEANIVRCPDAKMAADMETFIKEVRGKGDTVGGIVSCVIKNVPIGLGEPVFDKLHAELGKAMLSINAVKGFEYGSGFEGSTMFGSEHNDAFNNDGTTKTNHSGGIQGGISNGMDIYFNVAFKPVATLIQTYETIDKEGNSVEMQGKGRHDPCVVPRAVPIVEAMAALVMADFYLQNKIYS, encoded by the coding sequence ATGGCTGGAAATTCTTTTGGAAAACTGTTTACTTTAACAACTTATGGTGAATCTCACGGACCTGCTTTAGGTGGTGTTATTGATGGTTGCCCATCTGGAATTGAATTAGATTTAGAGGCCATTCAGCAAGAATTAGACAGAAGAAAACCAGGGCAGTCTGCCATTGTTACGCAACGTAAAGAGCCAGATACCGTTAAATTTCACTCAGGAATATTCGAAGGTGTTACAACAGGAACGTCTATTGGTTTTGTTATTGAAAACACCAATCAGAAATCTCATGATTATTCACATATAAAAGATAGTTACCGACCCAGTCATGCGGACTATACATATGATAAAAAATATGGTGTACGCGATTACCGTGGTGGTGGCCGTAGTTCCGCACGTGAAACCGCATGTCGTGTCGTTGCTGGTGCCATAGCAAAACAAATGTTAAAAGGCATTGAAATTACAGCTTACGTGTCAGGTGTTGGAACTATGAAATTAAACAAACCTTATACCGAATTAGATTTAACTCAAGTAGAAGCGAACATAGTACGTTGTCCAGATGCAAAAATGGCAGCAGATATGGAAACGTTTATTAAAGAAGTTCGCGGAAAAGGAGATACGGTAGGAGGTATAGTCAGTTGTGTTATTAAAAATGTACCCATCGGTTTGGGGGAACCTGTTTTCGATAAATTACATGCCGAACTTGGTAAAGCTATGTTATCCATCAACGCTGTGAAAGGTTTTGAGTACGGTAGTGGTTTTGAAGGCAGTACCATGTTTGGAAGTGAGCATAACGATGCGTTTAACAACGATGGCACTACAAAAACGAACCATTCAGGGGGTATACAAGGGGGAATTAGCAATGGGATGGATATTTACTTTAATGTGGCATTTAAACCAGTAGCGACTTTAATTCAAACCTACGAAACCATCGATAAAGAAGGTAACAGTGTAGAAATGCAAGGAAAAGGACGTCACGACCCCTGTGTGGTACCAAGAGCGGTACCTATTGTAGAGGCCATGGCGGCTTTAGTAATGGCCGATTTTTACTTGCAAAATAAAATTTACAGTTAG
- a CDS encoding SnoaL-like domain-containing protein, which yields MNTLIENISAVNDLILQGKGLEAFDIYYHDLVVMQENDNEVFVGKDINRKREEAFFAGITEFRCAKPLKVTVGEKTTMVEWQFDFTHKDLGCKNYTQVAVQEWQDGKIIKEKLYNGL from the coding sequence ATGAATACTTTAATCGAAAACATAAGCGCCGTAAACGATTTAATCCTTCAAGGTAAGGGTTTAGAAGCTTTTGATATTTATTACCATGACTTAGTGGTGATGCAAGAAAATGATAACGAAGTATTTGTTGGTAAAGACATAAATAGAAAGCGAGAAGAAGCTTTTTTTGCCGGGATAACCGAATTTAGATGTGCAAAACCACTAAAAGTAACCGTGGGTGAAAAAACAACGATGGTAGAATGGCAATTTGATTTTACACATAAAGACTTGGGGTGTAAAAATTATACACAAGTAGCTGTTCAAGAATGGCAAGATGGGAAAATTATAAAAGAAAAATTATATAACGGATTATAA
- a CDS encoding DinB family protein, whose amino-acid sequence MKISDVQSTEFNEFYSNYLALVPKNILLKDGFKESSEEIIDFFQNIPAIKLNYAYANQKWSVKEVLQHLIDTERVFQYRCFCIARRDVTSLPGYEQDDYIVPSEAKNKSLESLLEEFKSVRQSFIVLLHSLNKEDLEFLGNANGNPMSARAAAFIVLGHYQWHINIIKERYL is encoded by the coding sequence ATGAAAATTTCAGATGTACAATCAACCGAATTTAATGAGTTTTATAGTAATTATTTGGCATTAGTTCCAAAAAACATTTTACTAAAAGATGGCTTTAAGGAAAGTTCTGAAGAGATTATCGATTTTTTTCAAAACATTCCTGCAATTAAATTAAACTATGCCTATGCGAATCAAAAATGGAGCGTTAAAGAAGTTTTGCAGCATTTAATAGATACTGAGCGTGTTTTTCAATACCGTTGTTTTTGTATTGCTAGACGTGATGTAACATCGCTGCCAGGTTATGAACAAGATGATTATATAGTGCCTTCAGAAGCAAAAAATAAAAGTTTAGAATCTTTGCTAGAAGAATTTAAGTCTGTTCGTCAAAGTTTTATTGTCTTGCTTCATTCTTTAAATAAGGAAGATTTAGAGTTTTTAGGTAATGCTAATGGAAACCCTATGTCTGCAAGAGCCGCTGCATTTATTGTTTTAGGGCATTATCAATGGCACATCAATATCATAAAAGAACGCTATTTATAA
- a CDS encoding multidrug effflux MFS transporter: protein MQKTQTFKFEFVALMASLMSIVALSIDALLPALPDIGTALNITNPNDNQLLITMIFLGLGFGQLLFGPLSDSFGRKPIVFIGFIVFIIASIVCVITKSFEVMLIGRVFQGIGLSSPRSLSVSMVRDSYSGDYMAKIISIVVMFFILVPVIAPTLGTFLLHFFNWEAIFYFNLIFGVGIMIWFWLRQPETLPKEKRVNFTPQLFINGLKEFFKYKEAISYTLISGFITGSFMVYLSTAQQIFVDQYKLGDMFPYIFASLAISIGLATFLNSTLVVKFGMFKLGYIATIAYSMVSILYVILFWSGNNPSIYILIGFFALQFFSVGFIFGNIRALAMQPLGHIAGVGAALNGFISTVMAVPIANYIGSFVKTSVLPLFIGFSLFGILSFLVFLALKRKTALALTN from the coding sequence ATGCAAAAAACGCAAACCTTTAAATTTGAATTTGTTGCCTTAATGGCGTCTTTAATGTCTATTGTAGCGCTTTCAATTGATGCCTTATTACCTGCCTTACCTGATATTGGCACAGCACTAAATATTACAAACCCAAACGATAACCAATTACTTATTACCATGATTTTTTTAGGTTTAGGTTTTGGTCAACTTCTATTTGGACCTTTATCGGATAGTTTTGGAAGAAAACCTATTGTATTTATTGGATTCATCGTTTTTATAATTGCCAGCATTGTTTGTGTAATTACCAAAAGTTTTGAAGTGATGCTTATTGGTAGAGTCTTTCAAGGCATTGGTTTATCGTCTCCCAGAAGTTTAAGTGTTTCTATGGTAAGAGATTCCTATAGTGGCGATTATATGGCTAAAATAATATCCATTGTTGTAATGTTTTTTATTTTAGTTCCAGTAATTGCACCCACATTAGGCACTTTCTTACTTCACTTTTTTAATTGGGAAGCTATATTTTATTTCAATTTAATATTTGGAGTAGGCATTATGATTTGGTTTTGGCTACGACAACCAGAAACCTTACCTAAAGAAAAACGGGTTAATTTTACACCTCAACTATTTATTAATGGTCTTAAAGAATTTTTTAAATATAAAGAAGCTATTTCTTATACCTTAATTTCAGGTTTTATAACAGGGTCGTTTATGGTGTATTTAAGCACAGCGCAACAGATTTTTGTTGACCAATACAAATTGGGAGATATGTTTCCTTATATATTTGCGAGTTTAGCTATTTCTATTGGTTTAGCAACCTTTTTAAACAGCACATTAGTTGTGAAATTCGGGATGTTTAAACTTGGTTACATAGCAACTATTGCATACAGTATGGTCTCTATTTTATATGTGATTTTATTTTGGTCTGGAAACAATCCTAGTATTTATATTTTAATAGGCTTTTTTGCTTTACAGTTTTTTTCTGTAGGGTTTATTTTTGGAAATATAAGAGCCTTAGCCATGCAACCTTTAGGACATATTGCGGGTGTAGGTGCTGCTTTAAACGGATTTATTTCCACCGTTATGGCAGTTCCAATAGCAAACTACATAGGTAGTTTTGTTAAAACATCTGTTTTACCTCTCTTTATAGGTTTTTCTCTTTTTGGGATTTTATCGTTTTTAGTGTTTCTTGCTTTAAAACGAAAAACAGCTTTAGCCTTGACTAACTAA
- a CDS encoding FKBP-type peptidyl-prolyl cis-trans isomerase, with the protein MKHLIFSLTLFFLFSCSDDKETDYVALNEQQISDYIAENNLVAQRSNSGLYYIIDEPGTGDQPTTTSNVTIVYKGYFLNGTVFDQSDADGITYNLQQFIKGWTEGITYFKEGGSGMLLVPAHLGYGNARNGSIPGGSVLLFDIELISVN; encoded by the coding sequence ATGAAACACCTAATCTTTTCTTTAACCTTATTTTTCCTTTTTTCTTGTAGTGATGATAAAGAAACCGATTATGTTGCATTGAATGAACAACAAATTAGCGACTATATTGCCGAGAATAATTTAGTAGCTCAAAGAAGCAATAGCGGTTTGTATTATATAATTGATGAACCAGGTACGGGCGATCAGCCAACGACAACATCTAACGTAACTATTGTCTATAAGGGCTATTTTTTAAATGGAACCGTGTTCGATCAAAGTGATGCCGACGGTATAACATATAATTTGCAACAATTTATTAAAGGTTGGACAGAAGGAATCACCTATTTTAAAGAAGGAGGAAGTGGTATGTTGTTAGTACCAGCGCATTTAGGTTATGGAAATGCTCGTAATGGTAGCATCCCTGGGGGATCGGTACTTCTTTTTGATATTGAACTTATATCAGTAAATTAA
- a CDS encoding ABC transporter ATP-binding protein, with amino-acid sequence MINFKESSKVKPKVTMAQAFKTIIWPRRNLVFIGLILIVIKSISGLILPWQSKVLLDEVIPNKDYSQLYTLIAIVLSAILVQAVTSFLLTRVLSVQAQYLISELRAQVQKKILSLPISFFDNTKSGALVSRIMSDVEGVRNLIGTGLVQLVGGSFTAIVSLVILIKINPWMTLFVFVPLSIFGYIALRAFKYIRPIFRTRGKINAEVTGRLTETLAGVRVIKAFNAEEQEQIVFEKGVDKLYQNVKKSLTATAFMTSSSTFLIGVATTGIMGMGGYYMIQGEMTTGDFLFFTLILGFMIAPIVQMSNIGSQLTEALAGLDRTEELMNMTAEEDNVQRTIHLKDLKGEITFKDVSFSYDEGKEVLHNINFTAPAGSVTALVGSSGSGKSTMAGLSATFLTPKSGMVTIDNQDLSKVKLSTYRQHLGVVLQDEFLFEGTIRENILFPRPNATEAELQNAVKAAYVNEFTDRFDNGLDTLIGERGVKLSGGQRQRLAIARAILANPKIIILDEATSSLDTESEGLIQKSLSELIKDRTTIVIAHRLSTIKKADQILVIEAGNIVERGTHQELIALEGRYYDLYTYQAKI; translated from the coding sequence ATGATAAATTTTAAAGAGTCTTCGAAGGTCAAACCAAAAGTAACCATGGCGCAAGCCTTTAAAACTATTATTTGGCCTAGGCGAAATCTGGTTTTTATAGGGTTGATTTTAATAGTCATTAAAAGTATATCAGGGTTAATTTTACCTTGGCAGAGTAAAGTATTATTAGACGAAGTAATACCAAATAAAGATTATTCTCAGCTCTATACTTTAATTGCTATTGTACTATCTGCTATTTTGGTACAAGCAGTAACCTCATTTTTATTAACCAGAGTTTTAAGCGTACAGGCACAGTATTTAATAAGTGAATTGCGTGCACAGGTACAAAAAAAGATACTGTCGTTGCCTATTAGCTTTTTTGATAACACAAAATCGGGTGCCTTGGTATCTCGAATTATGAGTGATGTTGAAGGAGTAAGAAACCTCATTGGTACTGGTTTGGTACAATTGGTAGGAGGTAGTTTTACCGCCATTGTGTCGTTAGTTATTTTAATAAAAATAAATCCGTGGATGACGCTTTTTGTGTTTGTACCACTTTCAATTTTCGGATACATTGCACTTAGAGCCTTTAAATACATTCGTCCTATTTTTAGAACCAGAGGAAAAATAAATGCTGAAGTTACGGGGCGTTTAACCGAAACTTTAGCAGGTGTTCGTGTTATTAAAGCCTTTAATGCTGAAGAACAAGAGCAAATTGTGTTTGAAAAAGGCGTGGACAAACTCTACCAGAATGTAAAAAAGAGTTTAACGGCAACAGCATTTATGACCAGTTCCTCTACGTTTTTAATAGGTGTTGCCACTACTGGAATTATGGGTATGGGGGGGTATTATATGATTCAAGGAGAAATGACAACGGGTGATTTTCTATTCTTCACTTTAATTCTTGGTTTTATGATTGCGCCAATTGTACAAATGAGCAATATAGGGAGTCAACTTACAGAAGCATTGGCTGGTTTAGATAGAACGGAGGAGCTTATGAATATGACGGCAGAAGAAGATAATGTACAACGCACCATTCACTTAAAAGATTTAAAAGGAGAGATTACCTTTAAAGACGTGTCGTTTTCTTATGACGAAGGCAAAGAAGTCCTGCATAATATTAATTTTACAGCACCCGCAGGTTCTGTAACGGCGTTGGTAGGAAGTTCAGGTTCTGGAAAATCAACTATGGCGGGTTTATCGGCCACTTTTTTAACGCCAAAATCGGGTATGGTGACCATTGATAATCAAGATTTATCAAAAGTGAAATTAAGTACGTATCGCCAACATTTGGGAGTGGTTTTACAAGATGAATTTTTATTTGAAGGTACTATTCGTGAAAATATCCTATTCCCAAGACCAAATGCCACGGAAGCTGAATTACAAAATGCGGTTAAAGCTGCTTATGTAAATGAGTTTACGGATCGGTTCGATAATGGTTTAGATACGTTGATTGGTGAACGTGGTGTGAAATTATCCGGTGGTCAACGCCAACGTTTAGCTATTGCACGTGCTATTCTTGCTAACCCCAAAATTATTATTTTAGATGAAGCCACATCGAGTTTGGATACCGAAAGTGAAGGGTTGATTCAAAAAAGTTTATCTGAATTAATAAAAGACCGAACCACCATTGTGATTGCTCACCGTTTAAGTACCATTAAAAAAGCAGACCAAATTTTAGTAATTGAAGCTGGTAACATTGTTGAGCGTGGTACGCATCAAGAATTAATTGCTTTAGAAGGTAGATATTACGATTTATACACATATCAAGCTAAAATTTAA